Proteins encoded by one window of Monoglobus pectinilyticus:
- a CDS encoding DNA alkylation repair protein, giving the protein MDFTQTIWNDNSYQAYIEYLKSLADDKYKEFNSKITPISNESQIYGVRVPKMRDTAKLIAKGSFRAFLDYVDALDNKSLSHEEISIYGMVIGYAKLPFGELCQRIRTYASKVNNWACCDCPVSSFKEIKKYIEEYKIEIYRFLKSENPWEQRVGLIILLDYYLCDKENTEYALNEANSVKSDEYYVQMAQAWLIATAFAKQRDLTKDYLTNNFSLGDAVLKMTVRKLRDSYRVTKEDKDWAASLLKK; this is encoded by the coding sequence ATGGATTTTACACAAACAATATGGAATGATAACAGCTACCAAGCCTATATTGAATACCTAAAAAGTCTTGCTGACGACAAATATAAAGAATTTAACAGCAAAATAACACCTATATCAAACGAAAGTCAAATTTACGGAGTAAGGGTTCCCAAAATGCGCGATACTGCCAAATTGATTGCAAAAGGGTCTTTTCGCGCTTTTTTGGATTATGTGGACGCTCTTGATAATAAATCCTTATCTCATGAAGAGATTTCTATATATGGAATGGTAATTGGATATGCCAAACTTCCGTTCGGGGAACTCTGTCAAAGAATCAGAACCTATGCCTCCAAAGTCAACAATTGGGCATGCTGTGATTGTCCCGTAAGTTCGTTTAAAGAAATAAAAAAATATATTGAAGAATACAAAATTGAAATATATAGATTTTTAAAGAGCGAAAACCCCTGGGAACAAAGAGTCGGGCTTATAATTTTGCTTGATTATTATCTCTGCGATAAAGAAAACACTGAATACGCTCTAAACGAAGCCAACAGCGTGAAAAGTGACGAATATTATGTTCAAATGGCGCAGGCGTGGCTTATCGCAACCGCTTTTGCCAAGCAAAGGGACTTGACAAAAGATTATCTGACAAACAACTTTTCATTGGGAGACGCTGTCTTAAAAATGACAGTCAGAAAACTGAGAGATTCATACCGTGTAACCAAAGAAGACAAGGACTGGGCGGCTTCACTGCTGAAAAAATAG
- a CDS encoding SLOG family protein produces the protein MKFTAENNINQKNTCCFSGHRIVKSQDYDNILANLDKILETLYNKGITNFISGGALGFDTLAAESVIKLRSKYSNIRLILALPCKDQACKWNKIQKNQYTKLLGSADEVIYVSESYTPECMHKRNRFMVDNSSAVIVYILSMSSGTAYTTNYALDSGHCRIINVLTGDFED, from the coding sequence TTGAAATTTACAGCGGAAAATAATATAAATCAAAAAAACACTTGCTGCTTCAGCGGACACAGGATTGTGAAGTCTCAGGACTATGACAACATTCTTGCTAATTTGGATAAAATACTTGAAACGCTCTATAATAAGGGAATAACAAATTTTATCTCAGGAGGCGCTCTTGGCTTTGATACGCTGGCGGCGGAAAGTGTTATTAAACTTCGCTCTAAATATTCAAATATCAGGCTTATACTTGCTCTTCCGTGCAAAGACCAGGCTTGCAAATGGAACAAGATACAAAAAAATCAATATACAAAACTTCTCGGAAGCGCCGATGAAGTCATATATGTATCGGAAAGCTATACGCCCGAATGTATGCACAAGCGTAACAGATTTATGGTAGATAACAGTTCGGCGGTTATTGTGTATATTCTCTCTATGTCCAGCGGAACGGCTTACACTACCAATTATGCTTTAGATTCAGGGCACTGTCGGATTATTAACGTCCTAACCGGTGATTTTGAGGATTAA
- a CDS encoding CidA/LrgA family protein, whose product MRILKQIGFIFGICLVGQIIAELIPVPFPGSVMSMVLLFILFMLNWANPEKLKNVNDFLLENMSFFFVPSAVSIITKYDLIKNSIVQILIICVVSFVVTFAVTAYTVTFVMKIQERFRRKRIGSGDEC is encoded by the coding sequence ATGAGAATTTTAAAACAAATTGGATTTATATTTGGTATTTGTTTGGTGGGTCAGATAATAGCGGAGCTAATACCGGTGCCGTTTCCCGGAAGCGTAATGAGTATGGTGCTGTTATTTATATTGTTTATGCTTAACTGGGCAAATCCTGAAAAGCTGAAAAATGTTAATGATTTTTTGCTGGAAAATATGTCGTTTTTTTTCGTTCCGTCAGCGGTTAGCATAATAACAAAGTATGATTTAATAAAAAACAGTATTGTTCAGATTTTGATTATCTGTGTTGTTTCGTTTGTGGTGACATTTGCTGTAACGGCTTATACAGTCACTTTTGTTATGAAAATACAAGAGCGTTTCAGAAGGAAAAGAATTGGTTCGGGAGATGAATGCTGA
- a CDS encoding LrgB family protein, which yields MQDIINNITSSALFGVTLSIFAYVFGVMANKKLKTPIANPVLIADIIIVTILLALNIPYENYAVGGSFIELFLAPVTAALAVKIHAQIKELKANWLPLIIGTAVGSLASILCVLFMCRLFGFSDTLTVSLFPKSVTTAIAIPISESHGGVSAITVISLMFTGMLGAMFSPVLIKLFRIKNPVAAGTAIGTSSHALGTTKALELGDVEGAMSGIAIGMAGLITTVYSIFML from the coding sequence ATGCAGGACATAATTAATAACATAACATCCAGCGCCCTGTTCGGGGTTACACTGAGTATATTTGCATATGTTTTCGGGGTAATGGCTAATAAAAAACTTAAGACGCCTATAGCCAATCCTGTTCTTATTGCTGATATAATTATTGTAACTATTTTATTGGCGCTTAATATTCCATACGAAAATTATGCTGTCGGCGGAAGTTTTATAGAGCTGTTTCTGGCTCCAGTAACAGCGGCTTTGGCGGTTAAGATACACGCTCAGATTAAAGAGCTGAAAGCGAATTGGCTGCCGCTGATTATCGGAACGGCTGTCGGGTCGCTGGCTTCTATATTATGTGTTCTGTTTATGTGCCGTTTATTTGGGTTTAGTGATACGCTGACAGTATCTTTATTTCCAAAATCAGTTACAACAGCTATAGCGATACCGATTAGTGAAAGTCACGGCGGCGTTTCAGCGATAACGGTTATCTCGCTGATGTTTACCGGTATGCTCGGTGCCATGTTTTCACCAGTTTTGATAAAATTATTCCGTATAAAAAATCCGGTCGCAGCAGGCACCGCTATAGGAACATCGTCACATGCACTCGGCACAACAAAGGCCTTAGAACTGGGAGATGTTGAGGGGGCAATGAGCGGTATTGCCATAGGAATGGCAGGTTTAATAACTACTGTCTATTCTATTTTTATGCTGTAA
- a CDS encoding glycosyl hydrolase family 95 catalytic domain-containing protein, with translation MKTNKVYSNKYWEVKPFPESVEEGRTWREGMVGGNGENGFITSGAPYSDTIIYQNINFIMPSDEPRYTPEELLSELEEARQAVINFDDTWDVHGRKRTCFYCFHPGHLLRMNMNDRNCESYVRWTDYETGEVCVSFEDEDGIWERRTFTSHTDNVTITEIKKSSKDSKIDMVISIDDVSSMKKFGLRDENFMQYKKLVDEDGSYIAQAAHYPSYEGSELKNGGYAGVTYVLNIGGTKEKILLENTDEKQNVGEEQNPAVKICGAEAVYLITKTGRTFDMGEFQEFKNSKSYKLVDSLLNDCIAAAENYGGSKFSYDDALKKSAEIQKEMFGAVYFSLGNDENIPNEDLIERQKSREVLSSSFVEKAYNHGRYAMTCCAGKTMSRLCGMWSGEWNTKWRGIYTMDANVNIQSSGMNTGNLKEFGIGYVNFVLRQIDDWKDNAKKSYGMEDAIQVPVNCDGDRAMMVEYDSNYPFQYWNAGASWMIQPIFEMYQCFGNITVNTDFGDKELLGDILLPLLRMQTNFWKQLCTPEYFTDTDGNACYLKGKKSLNDGEKYLIIPSYSPENHPKGYESTITANAAMDISAARDGLRMNIEVEKILKFEGYEDRISEIQNFEKLLPDYKFDDSGALCEWSMKGYEENNVHRHISHLYCAWPAYETQHSKVLTDACNQAIENRNTENKGHDDTASHGWVHKALVAARLKNSKSVYETLYTLLNSEIYYTSLMTDHNTDRRADTYCTDTGFGIVGIINEALLYSNTGEIELLPALPVQWKCGEIRGLMARTEAEVFIKWFDGKAEAKIKSFKPQTITVSCGESKKTVDFKAGEEKELEFIL, from the coding sequence ATGAAAACAAATAAAGTTTATTCAAATAAGTATTGGGAAGTAAAACCTTTTCCGGAGAGTGTGGAGGAGGGAAGAACCTGGCGTGAAGGAATGGTAGGAGGCAACGGAGAAAATGGTTTTATAACCAGCGGCGCGCCTTATTCGGATACGATTATTTATCAGAATATTAATTTCATAATGCCTAGTGATGAACCGAGATATACGCCGGAGGAGCTTTTAAGCGAACTTGAGGAGGCAAGGCAGGCTGTAATAAATTTTGATGATACGTGGGACGTGCATGGAAGGAAGAGAACATGTTTTTATTGTTTTCATCCGGGTCATTTACTGAGAATGAATATGAATGACCGGAACTGTGAAAGTTATGTGCGCTGGACTGATTATGAAACGGGCGAAGTGTGCGTTAGTTTTGAGGATGAGGACGGAATATGGGAAAGAAGAACGTTTACCTCGCATACTGACAATGTAACTATTACAGAAATAAAAAAATCATCTAAAGATTCAAAAATTGATATGGTTATAAGTATTGATGATGTCTCATCGATGAAAAAGTTCGGGCTTCGTGATGAAAATTTTATGCAGTATAAGAAGCTTGTTGATGAAGACGGTTCATATATAGCCCAAGCGGCTCATTATCCGTCATATGAAGGTTCTGAACTGAAAAACGGTGGTTATGCCGGGGTCACCTATGTTTTGAATATTGGCGGAACTAAAGAAAAGATACTGCTTGAAAACACAGATGAAAAACAAAATGTTGGAGAGGAACAAAATCCGGCTGTAAAAATCTGCGGTGCTGAGGCTGTTTATTTGATAACCAAAACCGGCAGGACTTTTGATATGGGAGAATTTCAAGAGTTTAAGAATAGTAAAAGTTATAAACTTGTTGATTCTTTGCTTAATGATTGTATTGCTGCCGCTGAAAACTATGGAGGCAGTAAGTTCAGCTATGATGACGCTTTGAAAAAGAGTGCCGAGATACAAAAGGAGATGTTTGGGGCAGTATATTTTTCATTGGGGAACGATGAGAATATACCAAATGAAGACTTGATTGAAAGACAGAAAAGCAGAGAGGTTCTCAGCAGTTCTTTTGTAGAAAAGGCATATAACCATGGAAGATATGCAATGACCTGCTGCGCCGGAAAAACTATGAGCCGTTTGTGCGGTATGTGGAGCGGCGAATGGAACACAAAATGGCGTGGGATATATACAATGGACGCCAATGTTAACATTCAGTCCAGCGGTATGAATACAGGAAATTTAAAAGAATTCGGAATAGGATATGTTAATTTTGTTCTGAGACAGATTGATGACTGGAAAGATAACGCAAAAAAATCTTACGGTATGGAAGACGCTATTCAGGTTCCTGTAAACTGTGACGGCGACAGGGCAATGATGGTGGAATACGACAGCAACTACCCGTTTCAGTATTGGAACGCAGGAGCGTCTTGGATGATACAGCCTATCTTTGAGATGTATCAGTGCTTTGGAAATATTACTGTAAATACTGATTTTGGAGATAAAGAATTGCTCGGCGATATATTATTGCCTTTGCTTAGAATGCAGACCAACTTTTGGAAACAGCTGTGCACTCCCGAGTATTTTACTGATACGGATGGCAATGCGTGTTATTTAAAAGGTAAAAAAAGCTTAAATGACGGTGAAAAATATCTGATAATACCATCGTATTCTCCGGAAAATCATCCTAAAGGATATGAATCTACTATAACCGCCAATGCTGCAATGGATATTTCAGCCGCGCGCGACGGTCTCAGAATGAATATTGAGGTTGAAAAAATATTAAAATTTGAAGGATATGAGGACAGAATATCAGAAATTCAGAATTTTGAAAAACTATTGCCTGATTATAAATTCGACGATAGCGGAGCGCTTTGTGAGTGGTCAATGAAAGGTTATGAGGAAAACAATGTTCATAGGCATATAAGCCATCTTTACTGTGCTTGGCCGGCATATGAAACTCAGCACAGCAAAGTGCTCACAGACGCGTGCAATCAGGCCATAGAGAACAGAAACACTGAAAATAAAGGCCATGACGACACGGCTTCACATGGATGGGTACATAAGGCTTTAGTGGCGGCAAGACTGAAAAATTCGAAATCTGTGTATGAAACCCTATATACATTATTAAACAGTGAAATTTATTACACTTCTCTGATGACTGACCATAATACTGACAGACGTGCAGATACTTATTGTACAGATACCGGGTTTGGTATTGTTGGTATTATTAACGAGGCTTTGCTCTATTCAAATACAGGAGAAATAGAACTTTTGCCTGCGCTGCCTGTGCAGTGGAAATGCGGAGAAATAAGAGGTCTTATGGCAAGAACCGAAGCGGAAGTCTTCATTAAATGGTTTGATGGAAAAGCGGAAGCTAAAATCAAGTCTTTTAAGCCTCAGACAATAACAGTATCATGCGGAGAGAGTAAAAAAACAGTTGATTTTAAAGCGGGAGAAGAGAAAGAATTGGAGTTTATTCTTTAA
- a CDS encoding ATP-binding protein, which produces MKRFVSIFLLFTLCLINLTVFSDENSHQKQTLKVGFYQIDFYQELNDSGDPSGYVYDYLSKVGQYAGWDFEYIKAPFADCLNMLENGQVDIVCGISKNREDAYKYDFSKYEMSTAAYELYASSAREDMNFDNLGKTADLKIGILEGSRHNYQLDDYINKYGYTYQPIYFKTQFEMQNALFSNQIDLIYTIGSGSKKNLKVITRFPEMPVYFALTKGSPYLNKLDNILFEMKNISPAFSYQMHKKYFNNGQIFQPNFTQQEIDFINSSPEFKVVYDPYWAPIEYYDTNNKKYSGISADVLQLISKYSGLKFTIIDAPSYEEACRMINEGEADIISGITYDYNWASEHNVSLSNPYLNSNIIQIKKIEESNKNTIALPKGFYINKFIREKYESTSAIIEYDTIEECFDAVENGNVNCTYANSITANYLLSKFKYSDLVSNDLTGSIQDISIGVSDTADPTLLRIIDKSLLSITNGQIDNIIVKNNNIYDDSYNLKTLFHSYPDMMTLLLSIIILFLIIFFICFFIIVKNKIKAKRTANDVILGKVLMSMYDQVWRVTYNNTSSNVEVINRNGVSNSCNFEFGLKKYIEYICLNNIHPNDRKNFLEYFSDVNMSKLFCGESFSFEARTCKQDGKYSWYMYFVESIHDDNKTKSGCKCILIANRNIDETKKRQIEYENGLRDALIVAENSAKTRDKFLRNISHEIRTPLNAIIGFTNLSKQNIDDKVKLNNYLQKTEYASKHLLSLINDILDLSKIDSGKLQTKTEKFVLKDAVDELLAAINAQTEEKNIDLKISFDKRLSGLALIGDSLRFKQIMLNILSNAVKFTGKNGKIEFDILRRSEVDNILYISFIITDNGIGMTDEFKDRIFTPFEQQDERISREYGGTGLGMSIVKNLVTLLKGSINIKSKSGSGTSVTVELPFKYENNQTKLSKNDHSENSEKSIAGKNILVTEDNALNREIISELLKSQNANVELAVDGLDAVKKYNNSADNYFDLILMDVQMPNLDGYEATAQIRNSEKPDAVTIPIIAITAHSFESDITKALSSGMNAHISKPINVDDMFKTLHKYI; this is translated from the coding sequence ATGAAACGTTTCGTTTCAATCTTTCTTTTATTTACTCTTTGTCTTATAAATTTAACTGTTTTCAGTGATGAAAATTCACATCAAAAACAAACGCTCAAAGTTGGTTTCTATCAAATAGATTTTTATCAGGAACTTAATGACAGCGGTGATCCTTCCGGATATGTTTATGATTATCTCTCAAAGGTTGGCCAGTATGCCGGATGGGATTTCGAATATATAAAAGCCCCTTTTGCCGATTGTTTAAATATGCTGGAAAATGGACAAGTAGATATTGTCTGCGGTATAAGCAAAAATAGGGAAGACGCCTATAAATATGATTTTTCTAAATACGAGATGTCAACAGCCGCATATGAACTCTATGCCTCCTCAGCAAGAGAAGATATGAACTTTGACAATTTAGGTAAAACAGCTGACCTGAAAATAGGTATACTGGAAGGCAGCCGTCATAACTATCAGCTTGATGATTATATAAATAAGTATGGGTATACCTATCAGCCTATATACTTTAAAACCCAATTTGAAATGCAGAACGCATTATTTTCAAATCAAATAGACCTTATTTATACTATTGGATCCGGCAGCAAAAAAAATCTTAAAGTTATAACCCGGTTTCCCGAAATGCCTGTATATTTTGCCTTAACCAAAGGCAGTCCATATCTTAATAAACTGGATAATATATTGTTTGAAATGAAAAATATTTCACCTGCCTTCAGCTATCAGATGCATAAAAAATATTTCAATAACGGTCAAATATTCCAGCCGAATTTCACACAGCAGGAGATTGATTTTATAAACAGCTCGCCTGAGTTCAAAGTAGTTTACGACCCGTATTGGGCGCCAATAGAATATTATGATACAAACAACAAAAAATATTCAGGAATATCAGCCGATGTTTTACAGCTTATATCAAAATATTCCGGTCTGAAATTTACAATAATTGACGCTCCATCATATGAGGAAGCATGCCGAATGATAAATGAAGGAGAAGCGGATATAATTTCAGGAATCACATATGACTATAACTGGGCGTCCGAACACAATGTATCATTATCAAATCCTTATCTAAACTCTAACATAATACAAATCAAAAAAATTGAAGAATCAAATAAGAACACCATAGCGCTTCCAAAAGGATTTTACATAAATAAGTTTATACGAGAGAAATATGAATCGACCTCTGCAATAATAGAATACGACACGATTGAAGAATGTTTTGACGCAGTCGAAAACGGCAACGTCAATTGTACTTACGCGAACAGTATCACTGCGAATTATCTTTTATCAAAGTTTAAATATTCCGATTTAGTAAGCAACGACCTTACGGGCTCTATACAAGATATATCTATAGGCGTATCCGATACGGCAGACCCAACACTGCTGAGAATAATTGATAAATCGCTGCTTTCAATAACCAACGGTCAAATCGACAACATTATAGTCAAAAACAACAATATTTATGATGACAGTTACAACCTGAAAACATTGTTCCATAGTTATCCCGATATGATGACGCTGCTGCTTAGCATAATTATTCTGTTTCTCATTATATTTTTTATATGCTTTTTTATAATAGTAAAGAATAAAATTAAAGCTAAAAGAACTGCAAACGATGTTATACTCGGCAAAGTATTGATGAGCATGTATGACCAAGTGTGGCGGGTTACTTATAATAACACCTCGTCAAACGTGGAAGTCATCAACAGAAACGGCGTGTCTAATTCATGCAATTTTGAATTTGGTTTAAAAAAATATATAGAGTATATATGTCTAAACAATATACATCCAAACGATAGAAAAAATTTTTTGGAATACTTTTCTGATGTAAATATGTCAAAACTATTTTGCGGCGAAAGTTTTAGTTTTGAAGCGCGCACCTGCAAACAGGACGGCAAATACTCTTGGTATATGTATTTTGTGGAAAGTATTCACGATGATAATAAAACAAAATCAGGCTGCAAATGTATTCTTATTGCAAACCGAAATATCGACGAAACAAAAAAACGACAAATAGAATACGAAAACGGCTTGCGTGACGCGCTGATAGTAGCTGAAAATTCTGCAAAAACAAGAGATAAATTTTTAAGAAATATTTCACATGAGATAAGAACTCCTCTCAATGCAATAATCGGTTTCACTAATCTGTCTAAACAAAATATCGATGATAAAGTAAAACTAAATAATTATCTCCAAAAAACAGAGTATGCTTCCAAGCATCTGCTTTCTCTTATAAACGATATACTTGATCTTTCGAAAATCGACAGCGGAAAATTGCAGACGAAAACAGAAAAATTTGTTTTGAAAGACGCTGTAGACGAACTTCTTGCCGCAATTAACGCTCAGACAGAAGAAAAGAATATTGACTTAAAAATATCTTTTGATAAACGCCTTTCAGGTCTTGCCCTGATTGGAGATTCTCTCCGTTTCAAACAAATAATGCTGAATATATTATCAAACGCAGTCAAATTTACCGGTAAAAACGGAAAAATAGAGTTTGATATCCTGCGCCGCTCTGAAGTGGATAATATTTTATACATATCATTTATAATAACCGATAACGGAATAGGTATGACTGACGAATTTAAAGACAGAATTTTTACACCGTTTGAGCAGCAGGATGAAAGAATTTCCCGCGAGTACGGAGGCACCGGACTCGGAATGTCAATTGTAAAAAATTTGGTTACGCTTTTAAAAGGAAGCATAAATATTAAAAGTAAATCTGGTTCAGGAACATCCGTGACGGTTGAGCTTCCATTTAAATATGAAAATAATCAAACCAAATTAAGTAAAAACGATCACTCTGAAAATTCAGAAAAAAGTATAGCCGGAAAAAATATCTTAGTAACTGAGGATAATGCTCTCAACCGCGAAATTATTTCCGAGCTTTTAAAATCACAAAATGCAAACGTTGAACTTGCAGTTGACGGTTTAGACGCTGTGAAAAAATATAATAATTCGGCTGATAATTATTTTGATTTGATACTAATGGACGTGCAGATGCCAAATCTGGACGGATATGAAGCGACGGCACAAATACGAAACTCAGAAAAACCTGATGCCGTAACCATACCAATAATAGCTATAACCGCCCATAGCTTTGAAAGCGATATAACCAAGGCTCTTTCTTCAGGTATGAACGCCCATATATCCAAACCTATCAATGTGGATGATATGTTTAAAACCCTGCACAAATATATATAA
- a CDS encoding C40 family peptidase has translation MTKKVICILFVYMFIFMVFPCLTSDFNKVYVNETKTEGGRAAEAAVVYLDVPRSVLDCSAFTQKAYSDIGLSIPRVTYEQAECGVKIYDYEKLEPGDIICMGKGAEPDNITHVGIYCGNDIMLHSSSSRGKIIEVSLSEWIENGGYGTPFQYAVRVSR, from the coding sequence ATGACAAAAAAAGTAATTTGTATATTATTTGTGTATATGTTTATATTTATGGTTTTTCCGTGCCTAACAAGTGACTTCAATAAAGTATATGTCAATGAAACTAAAACTGAAGGCGGCAGAGCTGCGGAAGCTGCCGTTGTGTATCTTGACGTGCCGCGCAGTGTTTTGGATTGTTCGGCATTTACTCAAAAAGCATATTCAGATATAGGTTTGTCAATACCGAGAGTTACATATGAGCAAGCGGAGTGCGGCGTTAAAATATATGATTATGAAAAACTGGAGCCGGGAGACATAATTTGTATGGGCAAAGGGGCGGAGCCTGATAATATTACCCATGTCGGAATTTATTGCGGAAATGATATAATGCTTCATTCTTCGTCAAGCCGGGGAAAAATAATTGAAGTCAGTCTATCAGAATGGATAGAAAACGGCGGATATGGCACTCCGTTTCAGTATGCCGTAAGAGTTTCCCGGTGA